The Garra rufa chromosome 18, GarRuf1.0, whole genome shotgun sequence genome window below encodes:
- the lmbr1l gene encoding limb region 1 homolog-like protein, whose protein sequence is METEDVTVREQLFHNRVRENIICVLLFICLYILSHFILTHFKKNAEFVADDIEDATVNKIALWLCTFTLSVAVCAVLLLPISILSNEVLLTFPHSYYMQWLNGSLIRGLWNLVFLFSNLSLVFLMPFAYFFTESEGFAGSKKGVMARVYETAVVLLLLSLLVLGIVWVASAILHHNSARESLYDLWEYYLPHLYSGISLFGVLLLLLCTPFGLSRMFSVIGSLLVKPRLLENLEETMNCTMFEEASLSRKLKSNTSCWISANTEAINNEFLSVQSKRIALELRKKASPWQRNLGYPLAMLLLLALTAVSVLMVCFHVLELLFDESAMPRGMEDPHLGLASFSMLGSLGAAVQVVIILYLMVSSVVGFYSSPLFTGLLPRAQDTTLTQIIGNCVSLLILSSALPVFSRTLGITRFDLLGDFGRYNWLGSFHIVFLYNMLFAGLTSACLINTVTWALQRELIRAFGLHRLPMTVSRSTIPLKLLLANGLSKIH, encoded by the exons ATTTGCGTGCTGCTTTTCATTTGCCTGTACATCCTGTCGCACTTCATTCTCACTCACTTCAAGAAGAATGCGGAGTTTGTCGCTG ATGACATTGAGGATGCCACTGTCAACAAAATTGC GCTCTGGCTGTGTACATTCACACTCTCGGTGGCCGTATGTGCGGTGCTGCTCTTGCCCATCTCCATCCTGTCCAATGAAGTTCTGCTTACATTCCCACACAGTTACTACATGCAGTGGCTCAATGGCTCACTCATCCGTG GCTTGTGGAACCTAGTCTTCTTATTCTCAAACCTTTCATTGGTCTTCCTCATGCCATTTGCTTATTTCTTCACTGAATCAGAAGGATTTGCTGGGTCCAAAAAG GGCGTTATGGCACGGGTCTATGAGACTGCTGTGGTGCTGCTGctcctcagtctgctggttctgGGCATTGTTTGGGTGGCATCAGCCATACTCCATCACAATAGCGCACGTGAGAGTCTTTATG ACCTGTGGGAATATTACCTGCCACATCTCTATTCTGGAATCTCACTCTTTGGAGTTCTGCTGCTTTTGT TGTGCACACCATTTGGGCTTTCACGTATGTTTAGCGTCATTGGGAGTTTATTGGTCAAACCTCGG ttgttggaGAATTTAGAAGAGACTATGAACTGCACGATGTTTGAAGAGGCCTCTCTGTCCAGGAAGTTGAAAA GTAACACCTCCTGTTGGATCAGTGCAAACACAGAGGCCATCAACAACGAGTTTTTAAGTGTGCAGTCCAAACGCATCGCTTTAG AGTTGCGGAAAAAAGCCTCTCCATGGCAGCGCAACCTGGGATACCCACTGGCCATGCTGCTGCTTTTAGCTTTAACA GCTGTGTCTGTGCTGATGGTGTGTTTCCATGTGCTTGAACTACTCTTTGATGAGTCCGCTATGCCTAGAGGGATGGAG GATCCTCACTTAGGCCTTGCCTCGTTCTCCATGTTGGGTTCTCTGGGAGCTGCAGTGCAGGTGGTCATCATCTTGTATCTCATGGTCTCTTCAGTCGTTGGCTTCTACAGCTCTCCACTGTTCACCGGTCTACTGCCACGTGCACAGGACACAACCCTTACACAG ATTATAGGCAACTGCGTTTCTCTTTTAATACTCAGTTCAGCCTTGCCTGTTTTCTCCCGCACTTTGG GAATCACAAGGTTTGATTTGCTTGGAGACTTTGGACGGTATAACTGGCTTGGCAGTTTCCACATCGTTTTTCTGTACAACATGCTTTTTGCTGGACTCACATCCGCCTGCCTCATCAACACAGTCACATGGGCCTTGCAAAGAGAACTCATCCGTGCCTTTG GTCTGCACAGACTGCCTATGACTGTGTCTCGATCAACCATCCCCCTCAAACTACTCCTAGCCAATGGGCTCTCAAAGATTCACTGA
- the dhh gene encoding desert hedgehog protein, with translation MTLAPRLRLARLGLLTACLYSWLVVEGCGPGPGYGTRHRQRKLTPMSYKQYVPGVSENNLGASGRAEGRITRSSERFNELVCNYNTDIDFKDEEHTKADRFMTKRCKDCLNKLAIAVMNQWPGVRLRVTEAWDEDGHHPSGSLHYEGRAVDITTSDRDTKKYGLLAQLAVEAGFDWVHYESKYHVHCSVKADHSVAVEKGGCFSGSGLLTMADGVQKPMSCLRPGEQVLSLSESGEIVLSRVLLFLHLDKESRTTFFIFTTENGKQMALTPNHLIFAAHNLRLHHHEYEAMFAKKVRTGDYILTTGDYKVLQPSKVVSVSLEERMGVYAPLTEHGNLFVDGVLVSNYASVEDHRLAHWAFWPFRILFFFFQTAVEENSQRVAVKRSAMIPNICSTDQTFLTNVMHNSSSSICKKFPDVIMEMEKEHSFLQQKEVYWYARLLHTLGRIFLDPHKFY, from the exons ATGACGTTGGCTCCTCGGTTAAGGCTGGCGAGGCTCGGCCTGCTGACTGCGTGTCTTTATTCATGGCTGGTGGTGGAGGGATGCGGACCGGGTCCAGGGTACGGCACTCGCCATAGGCAACGAAAGCTGACTCCAATGTCTTACAAACAGTACGTGCCCGGTGTTTCTGAGAACAACCTGGGAGCGAGCGGAAGAGCGGAGGGCAGGATAACGCGCAGTTCGGAACGCTTCAATGAACTCGTGTGCAACTATAACACTGACATTGACTTCAAAGACGAGGAGCATACCAAAGCTGACCGGTTCATGACCAAG CGCTGTAAGGACTGCCTCAATAAATTGGCGATTGCAGTAATGAACCAGTGGCCTGGTGTCCGACTGCGAGTGACAGAAGCCTGGGATGAGGATGGCCATCACCCTTCTGGTTCTCTGCATTATGAGGGCCGTGCGGTTGACATCACCACCTCAGACAGGGACACAAAAAAATATGGACTACTTGCACAGTTGGCAGTTGAGGCTGGATTTGACTGGGTGCACTATGAATCTAAGTACCATGTGCACTGCTCTGTCAAAGCCG ATCACTCTGTAGCTGTAGAAAAAGGTGGCTGCTTTTCAGGATCAGGACTTCTGACAATGGCTGATGGCGTGCAAAAACCTATGTCATGTTTGCGGCCTGGCGAACAGGTGCTTTCCTTGTCTGAGTCAGGTGAAATTGTTCTCAGTCGGGTACTTCTCTTTTTACATCTGGATAAAGAGAGCAGAACCACTTTCTTTATTTTTACCActgaaaatggaaaacaaatgGCACTTACTCCCAATCACCTCATCTTTGCGGCTCACAATCTCAGACTGCACCACCATGAGTATGAAGCTATGTTTGCCAAAAAAGTCAGGACTGGGGACTATATACTTACTACTGGGGACTACAAAGTACTTCAGCCATCTAAAGTGGTCTCAGTTTCACTGGAAGAGAGGATGGGGGTTTATGCCCCTTTGACAGAACATGGGAACTTGTTTGTGGATGGTGTGCTGGTATCCAACTACGCTTCTGTTGAGGATCACAGACTCGCACACTGGGCATTTTGGCCTTTCcgcattctttttttctttttccagaCAGCAGTGGAAGAGAACTCACAAAGAGTGGCGGTTAAACGTAGTGCCATGATCCCTAATATCTGTTCCACAGATCAGACCTTCCTTACAAATGTGATGCACAATAGTTCTTCCAGCATATGCAAGAAATTCCCAGATGTCATAATGGAAATGGAAAAAGAACACAGTTTTTTGCAGCAAAAGGAGGTTTACTGGTATGCAAGGCTTTTGCACACATTAGGACGGATATTTCTTGACCCTCACAAGTTTTACTGA